The following proteins come from a genomic window of Hydractinia symbiolongicarpus strain clone_291-10 chromosome 2, HSymV2.1, whole genome shotgun sequence:
- the LOC130629470 gene encoding putative histone-lysine N-methyltransferase 1, translated as MALPRELAFIIDGIINQDHHLLQWEVFGNAADDIRIMLTWRKIKQSEDSSVDMVKPEDVLVALHETDENWKSIKRSFKVENIKRIEDENTNVSSIKAKEHKERKKNPFRKLRKNEKLKRKGKLQLSLSIDEVDREKTVDKPNNERRQYHVLLNFSNDKSMRNFQSDHSNNNDDGDSSDSNNSYNKNDRNNDNNSNDNNNNDDNNSNDNNNGSRTYNKNDRNNDNNNISDNNNVNNNNNNDKDDNSDSNNDNNNNDNSVDDKQENNVAKNDKNFNNISHCLKQQTKCNTKNHIVSLSQIKSKETAKKVLEVQRNKFKMSIDQNVLSALQIPDTSCDNENTSIKPCDINGVFNGQKLLPADKFKSSSNNSSVRTLSENSGETGVENCVECNYNGFCDDQTHKEEYMSTLLADAEKSDMNEDCVCNVCTDGGVHNGCVYREISRLKHHYKLFDKRNLCFCKVCFPFKYRQMCLRQELRVLRKKGKNLYYRLTCDSDDDDTGYHPGLRYGDSLIDNYDSESDGEKNQAKSVNDIELKITKEDKISFRNCLDCQFTGFCEDIRHKKLYTRLLRHDDVNFDELEEPCACLVCVFKGAAHSGCVRREMKRLRYDLKLFDERNLCECEICVPFKYRTICLRQELKKLRRKRNINLYPKLY; from the exons ATGGCGTTACCAAGGGAACTTGCATTCATTATTGATGGAATTATCAATCAGGATCATCACTTGCTTCAGTGGGAAGTGTTTGGTAACGCTGCAGATGATATACGAATTATGCTGACATGGCGAAAAATTAAACAATCAGAAGACAGTTCTGTTGACATGGTGAAACCAGAAGATGTTTTGGTGGCTTTGCATGAAACGGATGAAAATTGGAAGagtataaaaagaagttttaaagtCGAAAACATAAAACGAATAGAAGATGAAAACACGAACGTTTCAAGTATTAAGGCGAAGGAgcataaagaaaggaaaaagaacCCCTTTCGAAAGTtacgaaaaaatgaaaaacttaaaagaaaaggaaaattaCAACTTTCATTATCGATAGATGAAGTTGATCGTGAGAAGACAGTAGACAAACCGAACAACGAGCGACGACAATACCATGTCTTGCTTAATTTCAGCAATGATAAAAGTATGCGAAACTTTCAGAGCGACCACAGCAACAACAATGACGACGGCGATAGCAGCGACAGTAACAATAGCTACAACAAAAACGACagaaacaacgacaacaacagcaacgacaacaacaacaacgatgacaacaacagcaacgacaacaacaacggcaGCAGGACTTACAACAAAAATGATAGaaacaacgacaacaataacATCAGTGACAACAATaacgtcaacaacaacaacaacaacgataaGGACGACAATAGCGACagtaacaacgacaacaacaacaacgacaacagtgTTGACGATAAGCAGGAAAATAACGTCGCTAAGAACgataaaaatttcaataatatAAGTCATTGCTTGAAACAACAAACTAAATGTAACACTAAAAACCATATCGTGAGCCTTTCTCAGATCAAGTCAAAAGAAACTGCAAAAAAAGTGTTGGAAGTGCAgcgaaataaatttaaaatgtctATAGATCAAAATGTTCTCAGTGCGCTACAAATTCCAGATACATCATGTGATAACGAAAACACTTCTATAAAACCATGTGATATAAATGGGGTTTTTAATGGCCAGAAACTTTTACCTGCAGATAAATTTAAAAGTAGTAGCAACAATTCATCCGTACGAACGTTGTCGGAGAACAGTGGAGAGACGG GTGTGGAGAACTGCGTTGAGTGTAACTACAATGGCTTCTGTGACGATCAAACTCACAAAGAAGAGTATATGTCGACTTTGCTCGCAGATGCTGAGAAAAGTGATATGAATGAGG ATTGCGTATGTAATGTTTGCACAGACGGTGGAGTTCATAATGGCTGCGTCTATCGAGAAATATCGCGCCTCAAACACCACTACAAGTTGTTCGATAAACGTAACTTGTGTTTTTGTAAAGTTTGCTTTCCATTCAAGTATCGCCAGATGTGTTTGCGGCAAGAGTTACGAGTGCTACGAAAGAAAGGAAAGAATCTTTACTACAG atTAACATGTGATAGTGACGATGATGACACAGGATATCACCCTGGGCTTCGTTATGGTGATTCCCTGATTGATAATTACGACAGCGAATCCGATGGAGAAAAAAATCAAGCTAAAAGTGTCAATGATATCGAGTTAAAAATCACAAAAGAAGATAAAATAAGTTTTCGTAATTGTCTGGATTGTCAGTTTACTGGATTTTGTGAAGACATCCGACATAAGAAGTTGTACACGAGATTGCTTCGTCATGATGACGTCAACTTTGACGAGCTTGAAGAGCCCTGCGCTTGTTTAGTGTGTGTATTCAAAGGCGCTGCACATAGTGGCTGTGTGAGGCGGGAAATGAAGCGACTCCGATACGATTTGAAGTTATTCGATGAAAGAAATTTATGCGAGTGTGAAATTTGCGTTCCGTTTAAATATCGAACGATTTGTTTGAGACAAGAATTAAAGAAACTAAGAAGGAagagaaatataaatttatatccAAAATTATATTAA
- the LOC130629469 gene encoding HMG box-containing protein 4-like isoform X2 has product MSEKSATSSKSHFSYEEGHKRETRKSYQAYVQEMTGSNTEESSSATCDDASDDNNVRRSRRTPVPKRSFKLIDDYDPKESAKKKSVKEGRGKTNKKIKAAEETSEIKEQPSVELNLNKMEAEDDNVTPRKSSRAPKPKKFQDSIAPPCIKKPHLPKQENAELVDEKQISKSRRRKSKENAAHVEFLSPAESAKLKKSKKSTSEVTEPQLSPTKTKRTKGGEIKSPEKAKPVKKSNKRKRSVTDDKKGLPSEELDTSQESSPKKQKKKPMYESYVTTGSKKYVEVEKEEEEQGVEQEDIVKDLKSPSKKKKKKKKKRVKEKEEVTTSPKKKTTTTPPKLIVSFKKNITASDKKKQKTSVSRDDGIEKAVTESSMDVQIHPTDAPATSADINTTPTLETPTTPLECVEEKLPHQKKNKKKIKKKLDSKNQKVVDVKTFLVEDENVVKVKKKKIYKKRGSKKMLVRIIKNHCNANGQIVKTETVLVDNVPVEDNAGKVDEVSETKNDVLETLDFPIEENNDVEVPWCDYDENEMQSDIKTEPIDQKEAPTDVSGEDASRFEAEKTKTKKSALKKSSKKVVSKKTSLKAQKKALSRPANKNVTVGGKVVGKTTKGMKKTGVAVLDKVASPKSPTKKTASGGEVNVACHSEPKNAYNLFCRKYRPIIVQQHPKADFAEISRRLAALWNTASVAEKQEHRERFNEIQSSSRAKMYKLNRTSPSLWTETEFKYIKKAISEKEAFSIPTYSVRRLQPVDFAAHLQLLGDSLTVIAGALEQQSAMTVHGAMSVLLDSMLCALPPLLFLTSCIPEIASVDEDQQARTLDNIAYILPGL; this is encoded by the exons ATGAGTGAAAAAAGTGCTACATCATCTAAATCTCATTTTTCCTATGAAGAGGGGCACAAGCGTGAAACACGAAAGAGTTATCAAGCTTACGTCCAGGAAATGACAGGATCCAACACTGAAG aatcatCATCTGCAACTTGCGACGATGCTAGCGATGACAATAATGTGCGTCGATCGAGGCGAACACCAGTACCGAAAAGAAGTTTCAAGTTGATTGATGATTATGATCCAAAAGAGTCGGctaaaaaaaaatctgtgaaAGAGGGTAGaggaaaaacaaacaagaagatAAAAGCTGCAGAAGAAACATCAGAAATAAAAGAGCAGCCAAGTGTTGaacttaatttaaataaaatggaGGCTGAAGATGATAATG TTACGCCTAGAAAATCATCGCGAGCACCCAAACCAAAAAAGTTTCAAGACAGTATAGCTCCTCCTTGCATAAAAAAACCTCATTTACCAAAACAAGAAAATGCTGAGTTGGTGGATGAAAAACAAATAAGCAAATCCAGAAGaagaaaatcaaaagaaaacgcAGCGCACGTTGAATTTCTTTCTCCTGCTGAGTCAGCAAAATTAAAGAAGAGTAAAAAATCCACATCAGAAG TTACTGAACCTCAATTATcaccaacaaaaacaaaaagaaccaAAGGTGGCGAGATAAAATCTCCTGAAAAAGCAAAACCTGTTAAAAAGTCGAATAAACGTAAAAGAAGTGTAACAGATGACAAGAAGGGACTGCCATCTGAAGAGCTAGATACATCTCAAGAATCTTCACcaaaaaaacagaagaaaaaaccAATGTATGAGAGTTACGTCACAACAGGTAGTAAAAAATATGTAGAAgtggaaaaagaagaagaggaacAAGGAGTGGAACAAGAAGACATTGTCAAAGACCTAAAGTCTCCgagtaaaaagaagaaaaagaagaagaaaaagagagTTAAGGAGAAAGAAGAAGTAACAACATCACCTAAAAAAAAGACTACTACAACTCCTCCAAAGTTGATAGTCTCATTTAAAAAGAACATAACAGCTagtgataaaaagaaacaaaagacaAGCGTTTCCCGTGATGATGGCATCGAAAAAGCAGTGACTGAAAGTTCTATGGATGTTCAAATCCATCCGACGGATGCACCAGCCACTTCAGCAGACATAAATACCACTCCTACGTTGGAGACTCCAACCACTCCACTGGAGTGTGTAGAAGAAAAGTTACCTcatcagaaaaaaaacaagaagaaaatcAAGAAGAAACTTGACAGTAAAAATCAGAAGGTGGTTGATGTTAAAACGTTTCTCGTGGAAGATGAGAATGTGGTGAaagtgaagaagaagaagatttaTAAGAAGAGAGGCAGTAAAAAGATGTTGGTGAGAATCATAAAGAATCATTGCAATGCAAATGGTCAGATTGTGAAAACAGAAACTGTTCTCGTTGATAATGTTCCTGTTGAAGACAATGCAGGTAAAGTAGATGAAGTAAGCGAGACAAAAAATGATGTGCTAGAGACTTTAGATTTTCCGATCGAAGAAAATAACGATGTTGAGGTACCATGGTGTGACTATGATGAAAATGAGATGCAATCTGACATCAAAACAGAACCTATTGATCAGAAGGAGGCACCAACTGACGTGTCTGGAGAAGATGCTTCTAGGTTTGAGGCagaaaaaacgaaaacaaaaaagtcggcattaaaaaaatcttccaaGAAAGTGGTTTCcaaaaaaacatctttgaaagcTCAAAAGAAAGCGTTGTCCCGCCCGGCTAACAAAAATGTCACTGTGGGTGGAAAAGTGGTGGGTAAGACAACCAAAGGGATGAAGAAGACTGGTGTGGCAGTGCTGGATAAGGTCGCGTCTCCAAAATCACCAACCAAAAAGACAGCTAGTGGTGGTGAAGTTAATGTTGCTTGTCATTCAGAACCG AAAAACGCATACAATTTATTTTGTCGGAAATACAGACCTATTATCGTCCAACAACATCCAAAAGCAG ATTTTGCTGAGATCAGCAGAAGACTTGCTGCTCTTTGGAACACTGCATCCGTTGCTGAAAAGCAG gaaCACCGAGAAAGGTTTAACGAAATACAATCAAGTTCGCGCGCAAAAATGTACAAGCTAAACCGCACATCTCCTTCTTTATGGACTGAAACCGAGTTCAAGTACATTAAGAAAGCCATCAGCGAGAAAGAAGCCTTCTCCATTCCCACGTACAGTGTGCGAAGACTTCAACCTGTTGATTTTGCTGCTCATCTCCAACTATTGGGAGATTCACTCACGGTTATTGCGGGAGCGTTGGAACAACag TCCGCAATGACGGTACATGGAGCGATGTCGGTACTGTTGGATTCCATGTTGTGTGCTCTACCTCCCTTGCTCTTCCTTACGTCGTGTATACCAGAAATAGCTAGTGTGGATGAAGATCAACAG GCTCGTACGCTAGATAACATTGCATATATCTTACCCGGTCTATAA
- the LOC130629465 gene encoding angio-associated migratory cell protein-like encodes MAPFPHNSDDDPNEEILYDPNNEEGVYEEEEEEDVEVMTLNDNDEQPDLHEGIEELDFNDLPEHDEEENGYIPDDSKMVFQQHDGSVFCISSSPKDLNVVATGGEDDKGYVWNVETGEIKFECDTHKDSVISCGFSADGKYVMTADMAGTVIVRTVSDGKKVWDFDCSDIEWCVWHTTVHVLFAGTTDGDVYMWKVPSGDCKIYQGHGSKALVGHLLDSGKEILVGYDDGSLKLWDLKNATTVFQSKVEDDAVLCVSSQKGGHLVACGTEAGTVKIFNSPAGKLLCTLTTPDVPRQSDDLEIAGMNIESIAFAPSEQYIASGSLNGSLIVWDLATQRIRQHCKHPSGVNGILWPSCDEHVIITACLDGVIRKWNTRTGELIKEFFGHRENILDICLSTDGKLILTAGDDQTARAFER; translated from the exons ATGGCCCCATTTCCTCATAACAGTGATGATGATCCCAATGAAGAAATACTATATGATCCCAATAATGAGGAGGGCGTATacgaggaggaggaggaggaggatgtGGAAGTAATGACATTAAACGACAATGATGAACAACCAG ATTTACACGAGGGTATCGAAGAGCTTGATTTCAACGATCTACCCGAGCACGATGAAGAAGAGAACGGATATATCCCTGATGATTCTAAAATGGTTTTCCAACAACACGACGGCTCAGTGTTTTGTATAAGTTCCTCACCCAAAGATCTTAACGTTGTGGCGACAGGTGGGGAAGATGATAAAGGATATGTATGGAACGTGGAGACTGGAGAAATCAAATTTGAGTGTGATACCCATAAAGATTCAGTTATAAGTTGTGGATTCAGTGCAGATGGAAAATATGTCATGACGGCAGATATGGCGGGAACTGTCATTGTTAGAACTGTCAGTGATGGGAAAAAAGTGTGGGACTTTGATTGCTCGGACATCGAGTGGTGTGTATGGCACACAACAGTACATGTCTTATTTGCTGGTACCACGGACGGAGATGTGTACATGTGGAAAGTACCAAGTGGAGATTGCAAAATATATCAAGGTCATGGCTCTAAAGCACTTGTAGGACACTTACTAGATAGTGGCAAAGAAATACTTGTAGGATATGATGATGGTAGTTTAAAATTATGggatttaaaaaatgcaactaCTGTTTTTCAAAGCAAAGTAGAGGATGATGCAGTGTTATGCGTTAGTAGTCAAAAGGGTGGGCATTTAGTTGCATGTGGTACTGAAGCAGGTACGGTGAAGATTTTTAACAGCCCTGCGGGGAAGTTGCTTTGTACTCTCACAACACCTGATGTACCTAGACAGTCGGATGATTTGGAAATAGCTGGTATGAATATTGAGAGTATCGCATTTGCTCCGTCAGAACAATACATTGCATCTGGCTCGCTGAATGGAAGTTTAATCGTATGGGATTTAGCAACACAACGTATTCGTCAACATTGTAAACACCCTTCTGGTGTAAATGGTATTTTATGGCCATCATGTGATGAACACGTGATCATAACGGCCTGTttagacggtgttataagaaaATGGAATACACGAACTGGAGAActaataaaagaattttttggACATCgagaaaatattttagataTTTGTTTAAGTACTGACGGAAAGTTAATTTTAACAGCAGGTGATGACCAAACTGCACGAGCATTTGAAAGATAA
- the LOC130629469 gene encoding HMG box-containing protein 4-like isoform X1, with translation MSEKSATSSKSHFSYEEGHKRETRKSYQAYVQEMTGSNTEESSSATCDDASDDNNVRRSRRTPVPKRSFKLIDDYDPKESAKKKSVKEGRGKTNKKIKAAEETSEIKEQPSVELNLNKMEAEDDNEVTPRKSSRAPKPKKFQDSIAPPCIKKPHLPKQENAELVDEKQISKSRRRKSKENAAHVEFLSPAESAKLKKSKKSTSEVTEPQLSPTKTKRTKGGEIKSPEKAKPVKKSNKRKRSVTDDKKGLPSEELDTSQESSPKKQKKKPMYESYVTTGSKKYVEVEKEEEEQGVEQEDIVKDLKSPSKKKKKKKKKRVKEKEEVTTSPKKKTTTTPPKLIVSFKKNITASDKKKQKTSVSRDDGIEKAVTESSMDVQIHPTDAPATSADINTTPTLETPTTPLECVEEKLPHQKKNKKKIKKKLDSKNQKVVDVKTFLVEDENVVKVKKKKIYKKRGSKKMLVRIIKNHCNANGQIVKTETVLVDNVPVEDNAGKVDEVSETKNDVLETLDFPIEENNDVEVPWCDYDENEMQSDIKTEPIDQKEAPTDVSGEDASRFEAEKTKTKKSALKKSSKKVVSKKTSLKAQKKALSRPANKNVTVGGKVVGKTTKGMKKTGVAVLDKVASPKSPTKKTASGGEVNVACHSEPKNAYNLFCRKYRPIIVQQHPKADFAEISRRLAALWNTASVAEKQEHRERFNEIQSSSRAKMYKLNRTSPSLWTETEFKYIKKAISEKEAFSIPTYSVRRLQPVDFAAHLQLLGDSLTVIAGALEQQSAMTVHGAMSVLLDSMLCALPPLLFLTSCIPEIASVDEDQQARTLDNIAYILPGL, from the exons ATGAGTGAAAAAAGTGCTACATCATCTAAATCTCATTTTTCCTATGAAGAGGGGCACAAGCGTGAAACACGAAAGAGTTATCAAGCTTACGTCCAGGAAATGACAGGATCCAACACTGAAG aatcatCATCTGCAACTTGCGACGATGCTAGCGATGACAATAATGTGCGTCGATCGAGGCGAACACCAGTACCGAAAAGAAGTTTCAAGTTGATTGATGATTATGATCCAAAAGAGTCGGctaaaaaaaaatctgtgaaAGAGGGTAGaggaaaaacaaacaagaagatAAAAGCTGCAGAAGAAACATCAGAAATAAAAGAGCAGCCAAGTGTTGaacttaatttaaataaaatggaGGCTGAAGATGATAATG AAGTTACGCCTAGAAAATCATCGCGAGCACCCAAACCAAAAAAGTTTCAAGACAGTATAGCTCCTCCTTGCATAAAAAAACCTCATTTACCAAAACAAGAAAATGCTGAGTTGGTGGATGAAAAACAAATAAGCAAATCCAGAAGaagaaaatcaaaagaaaacgcAGCGCACGTTGAATTTCTTTCTCCTGCTGAGTCAGCAAAATTAAAGAAGAGTAAAAAATCCACATCAGAAG TTACTGAACCTCAATTATcaccaacaaaaacaaaaagaaccaAAGGTGGCGAGATAAAATCTCCTGAAAAAGCAAAACCTGTTAAAAAGTCGAATAAACGTAAAAGAAGTGTAACAGATGACAAGAAGGGACTGCCATCTGAAGAGCTAGATACATCTCAAGAATCTTCACcaaaaaaacagaagaaaaaaccAATGTATGAGAGTTACGTCACAACAGGTAGTAAAAAATATGTAGAAgtggaaaaagaagaagaggaacAAGGAGTGGAACAAGAAGACATTGTCAAAGACCTAAAGTCTCCgagtaaaaagaagaaaaagaagaagaaaaagagagTTAAGGAGAAAGAAGAAGTAACAACATCACCTAAAAAAAAGACTACTACAACTCCTCCAAAGTTGATAGTCTCATTTAAAAAGAACATAACAGCTagtgataaaaagaaacaaaagacaAGCGTTTCCCGTGATGATGGCATCGAAAAAGCAGTGACTGAAAGTTCTATGGATGTTCAAATCCATCCGACGGATGCACCAGCCACTTCAGCAGACATAAATACCACTCCTACGTTGGAGACTCCAACCACTCCACTGGAGTGTGTAGAAGAAAAGTTACCTcatcagaaaaaaaacaagaagaaaatcAAGAAGAAACTTGACAGTAAAAATCAGAAGGTGGTTGATGTTAAAACGTTTCTCGTGGAAGATGAGAATGTGGTGAaagtgaagaagaagaagatttaTAAGAAGAGAGGCAGTAAAAAGATGTTGGTGAGAATCATAAAGAATCATTGCAATGCAAATGGTCAGATTGTGAAAACAGAAACTGTTCTCGTTGATAATGTTCCTGTTGAAGACAATGCAGGTAAAGTAGATGAAGTAAGCGAGACAAAAAATGATGTGCTAGAGACTTTAGATTTTCCGATCGAAGAAAATAACGATGTTGAGGTACCATGGTGTGACTATGATGAAAATGAGATGCAATCTGACATCAAAACAGAACCTATTGATCAGAAGGAGGCACCAACTGACGTGTCTGGAGAAGATGCTTCTAGGTTTGAGGCagaaaaaacgaaaacaaaaaagtcggcattaaaaaaatcttccaaGAAAGTGGTTTCcaaaaaaacatctttgaaagcTCAAAAGAAAGCGTTGTCCCGCCCGGCTAACAAAAATGTCACTGTGGGTGGAAAAGTGGTGGGTAAGACAACCAAAGGGATGAAGAAGACTGGTGTGGCAGTGCTGGATAAGGTCGCGTCTCCAAAATCACCAACCAAAAAGACAGCTAGTGGTGGTGAAGTTAATGTTGCTTGTCATTCAGAACCG AAAAACGCATACAATTTATTTTGTCGGAAATACAGACCTATTATCGTCCAACAACATCCAAAAGCAG ATTTTGCTGAGATCAGCAGAAGACTTGCTGCTCTTTGGAACACTGCATCCGTTGCTGAAAAGCAG gaaCACCGAGAAAGGTTTAACGAAATACAATCAAGTTCGCGCGCAAAAATGTACAAGCTAAACCGCACATCTCCTTCTTTATGGACTGAAACCGAGTTCAAGTACATTAAGAAAGCCATCAGCGAGAAAGAAGCCTTCTCCATTCCCACGTACAGTGTGCGAAGACTTCAACCTGTTGATTTTGCTGCTCATCTCCAACTATTGGGAGATTCACTCACGGTTATTGCGGGAGCGTTGGAACAACag TCCGCAATGACGGTACATGGAGCGATGTCGGTACTGTTGGATTCCATGTTGTGTGCTCTACCTCCCTTGCTCTTCCTTACGTCGTGTATACCAGAAATAGCTAGTGTGGATGAAGATCAACAG GCTCGTACGCTAGATAACATTGCATATATCTTACCCGGTCTATAA
- the LOC130629466 gene encoding uncharacterized protein LOC130629466 — protein MNEGSERLQHLPFRKLLLCDIFKKFNRDDFVKLKKVIDTRQLLPETFNVGVEDDDIANKCCEFLESRKYVKPDDVSVLHLLLAHVRKPQLVKAVRKYEQNVLRHEDVTLPKVRRKDITQNASDFNTVLKIFGLLLGCVLVYIGPSVAEALFMVISGSYILELCIILVVMTTYMYYNDLKTHYHYLNSTQGCIPGSEMSFKFVTYDCQHPHVKNNVEFPFFTLQKKYPYLLKHPDERMRYFLNTNRSVNGGLRILGSYLDKTPSIRGAEVFAMSPTADSVWYFHECWKAWMEYETAESITWENVENNVET, from the exons ATGAATGAAGGAAGCGAACGGCTGCAGCATTTGCCATTTAGAAAATTACTTCTTTGTGACATatttaagaaatttaatcgTGATGATTTTGTGAAACTTAAGAAAGTTATCGATACAAGACAGTTACTACCTGAAACATTCAACGTTGGTGTAGAAGATGACGACATAGCGAATAAATGTTGCGAATTTTTAGAATCAAGGAAATATGTAAAACCAGATGACGTCAGCGTTTTACATCTTTTACTTGCGCATGTTCGCAAACCACAACTAGTTAAAGCGGTCCGTAAATATGAACAAAATGTTTTACGACATGAAGATGTGACGTTACCCAAAGTTCGACGCAAGGACATTACCCAAAATGCATCGGATTTCAACacagttttgaaaatttttggtTTGCTATTAGGCTGTGTTCTTGTTTATATTGGACCCTCAGTAGCTGAAGCATTATTTATGGTCATAAGTGGTAGCTACATTTTAGAACTTTGTATAATTTTAGTTGTCATGACAACATATATGTATTACAATGATTTAAAAACTCACTATCATTATTTAAACTCAACACAAGGCTGTATACCAGGAAGTGAGATGTCTTTCAAATTTGTTACTTATGACTGTCAACACCCTCATGTCAA aaaCAATGTAGAATTTCCATTTTTTACACTACAGAAGAAATATCCGTATCTCTTGAAACATCCAGACGAACGAATGCGTTACTTTCTAAATACCAACCGTAGTGTAAATGGAGGCTTGCGTATCCTGGGAAGTTACCTTGATAAGACTCCATCCATACGAGGTGCTGAAGTTTTTGCCATGTCTCCTACTGCAGATAGTGTATGGTATTTTCATGAATGTTGGAAAGCTTGGATGGAATATGAAACTGCGGAAAGTATAACGTGGGAAAATGTGGAAAATAATGTTGAAACCTGA